The following coding sequences are from one Rhipicephalus microplus isolate Deutch F79 chromosome 3, USDA_Rmic, whole genome shotgun sequence window:
- the LOC142803865 gene encoding uncharacterized protein LOC142803865 codes for MPSGGPSYGSYCCVSWCFNNGRTHKKPGTSFFRIPRDGRMKAWMQYAGRDDLLSKPASPLYATYRVCSDHFTAQSFMDPGHTRLTRMAVPSVQPAAPCSLSIASSSDCDMAAKAALQGPAVEASKSGSHTLRCPDEQGGSSLVAGEKNFCWLRLAGENLNQSFSCHKRNLCDRPLARLFRQHCPRH; via the exons atgccgtccggcggtccaagctacggcagctactgctgtgtatcgtggtgcttcaacaatggcagaacccacaagaagcctgggacgagtttcttccgcataccacgggacggcag gatgaaagcatggatgcagtatgctggacgcgatgatctcctgagtaagccggccagcccattgtacgcaacgtacagggtttgtagcgaccattttactgctcaaagtttcatggaccctgggcacacaaggcttacaagaatggctgttcccagtgtgcaaccagctgcaccat gttctctgagcatcgcttcaagtagtgactgtgacatggctgcaaaAGCTGcgctgcaag gacctgcggtagaggcttcaaaaagcggctcgcacacattgaggtgccccgatgaacagg gtggcagctcccttgtagctggtgaaaaaaatttctgctggcttcgtcttgccggagaaaaccttaaccagtcgttcagctgtcacaaaaggaacttgtgtgaccg gccgctcgcaagattgttccgacagcactgtccgaggcactga